From the Acidicapsa ligni genome, one window contains:
- a CDS encoding glycerophosphodiester phosphodiesterase family protein, with protein sequence MKRIFVSMFFVSVAATTAHAAAVLPGPQLLCHRTANEDIPENTLESVEQAALLGCNVVELDLRRTLDGKIVLNHDGILERLTDGIGEAEKSYYGDLQLRDAGAWMGERFTGMHMVLFEDALRVARKMDIRLVVDMKTKGMGPEVLQILQREGMLEHVQFNGEWDDVKKLYPGARGAGDTAVWVQPGVTPAQVAAYHHEGNAVIVNFSANKHDLDLAGMKAAVAAGVDAINVDYPRLGADAVGRPVERKLHELILKADAGESDSRVAAILELSRYSGFPLQDDFARWLLDADDHVSRTAAQALVTARPRTAPAVFSAALVSEHSSARANAAWALGMLQAPASMLLPLLKDNDSLVLQQTLLSLARIPGEISSETLLPLLSNADPAVRGAASIALAQHQPEVAAKAIPTQLRIEMKDERVIYDDYIKRGKPKLTQAETDVIMSSFRCQIQMVHAISLVKNDAATRELEAQAFRVGEDFSEFNKIIAAFQLWDRIGADVEPAIQALGSSDGEAADRAEWMLVKAGPMVLPEVRKALDSDNSAVRRRAIHIVAWQGDTKSLDKLRAIHATGGPDAELSSWAITTIENLHS encoded by the coding sequence ATGAAGCGTATCTTTGTCTCGATGTTTTTTGTGTCAGTCGCGGCCACAACGGCACACGCCGCTGCTGTACTGCCTGGGCCTCAATTGCTCTGCCATCGTACCGCGAATGAAGACATACCGGAGAACACGCTGGAGAGCGTAGAACAGGCAGCATTACTGGGATGCAACGTAGTCGAGCTCGATCTGCGACGCACTCTGGACGGCAAGATAGTCCTCAACCATGACGGCATTCTCGAGCGGCTTACAGATGGCATAGGCGAAGCTGAGAAGAGCTACTACGGCGATCTGCAACTACGAGATGCCGGTGCCTGGATGGGCGAAAGATTCACAGGCATGCACATGGTGCTGTTTGAAGATGCTCTGCGCGTAGCGCGAAAAATGGACATTCGACTCGTTGTAGATATGAAGACCAAGGGCATGGGCCCGGAAGTCTTACAGATACTGCAACGCGAGGGCATGCTGGAGCATGTTCAGTTCAATGGTGAATGGGACGATGTAAAGAAGTTATACCCAGGCGCGAGAGGTGCAGGCGACACCGCCGTATGGGTACAGCCGGGAGTAACACCTGCACAAGTGGCGGCGTATCACCATGAGGGCAACGCAGTGATCGTCAACTTCTCTGCCAATAAACATGATCTGGATTTGGCCGGGATGAAAGCTGCAGTGGCTGCAGGTGTAGACGCCATCAATGTGGACTATCCTCGACTGGGCGCGGATGCAGTAGGCAGGCCCGTAGAGCGCAAGCTGCATGAGCTGATTCTCAAGGCCGATGCAGGTGAAAGCGACTCGCGAGTTGCTGCAATTCTGGAACTGTCCCGCTATAGTGGATTTCCTTTGCAGGATGATTTTGCGCGTTGGCTACTCGATGCAGACGATCATGTCTCGCGGACTGCAGCTCAGGCATTGGTAACGGCGCGTCCTCGAACAGCGCCTGCTGTTTTCTCCGCAGCACTCGTGTCGGAGCATTCGAGCGCACGGGCAAATGCTGCGTGGGCTCTGGGCATGCTGCAGGCTCCTGCATCGATGTTGCTTCCACTGCTCAAGGACAACGATTCGCTCGTTCTTCAGCAGACGCTGCTATCCCTGGCTCGCATACCCGGAGAAATAAGCTCCGAGACACTGTTGCCCTTGTTATCCAATGCCGATCCCGCCGTGCGTGGAGCCGCTTCCATAGCGCTGGCACAGCATCAACCCGAGGTTGCAGCGAAGGCCATCCCAACACAGCTTCGCATTGAGATGAAAGACGAGCGGGTAATTTACGACGATTATATAAAGCGCGGTAAACCCAAGCTGACACAGGCAGAGACCGACGTAATCATGTCTTCATTCCGCTGCCAGATCCAGATGGTGCATGCGATCTCACTGGTGAAGAACGACGCTGCTACACGCGAACTGGAAGCCCAGGCTTTTCGAGTGGGAGAAGATTTTTCAGAGTTCAACAAAATCATCGCAGCATTCCAGTTGTGGGATCGCATCGGAGCAGATGTAGAGCCTGCCATACAAGCATTGGGATCGAGCGATGGAGAAGCAGCAGACCGCGCAGAGTGGATGTTAGTGAAAGCCGGGCCGATGGTATTGCCCGAAGTACGCAAAGCACTTGACAGCGATAACTCCGCGGTCCGTCGACGAGCAATTCACATCGTGGCCTGGCAGGGAGATACCAAGTCCCTCGATAAGCTGCGGGCAATTCACGCCACAGGCGGACCAGACGCAGAGCTATCTTCATGGGCTATTACGACAATTGAAAACCTTCATTCATAA